The Nitrospira sp. genome contains a region encoding:
- a CDS encoding TolC family protein, with amino-acid sequence MLKVFAPLGFCVCAATMLAPSFSTAGLPIGEPSRPPQSVVSEPLSLTLKGALAAAISNNPDVLLYKERIQEGQGQVRTQLGAMLPNLSANVRQTRQTQFLGTIGLSPVRTDPFSIFDTRISATQNLFSLSLIQRWRASRETLHVTELESEVRKFDTMASVALAYMDGLKAMATIKVHEANQHVMNELLETVKHRQRGGVATLLDVARLEAQLAAERQQESSARYDLDHAKLNLINLLALSMESSLVLTDEWLTEVQDIPTPEQAIDSALSQRPEVQAQITRMKASELTYSSITGERLPSLVAQGEYGLIGNRWNNSVDTYNMALALQIPIFDGAQREGRIVQARSQVQQEALRMKSVLNQVRMEARDALASLTAAKEQVGIAQTGLEMATKELDLARERYAVITSASHFELTNGLSAVTRARENLVNALFQLNAARVNLARSTGGLDRLN; translated from the coding sequence ATGTTGAAGGTGTTTGCACCTCTTGGATTCTGTGTATGTGCCGCCACGATGCTTGCGCCAAGCTTCTCGACCGCCGGTCTGCCAATCGGAGAACCGAGTAGACCGCCGCAGTCAGTTGTCTCCGAACCTCTTTCTCTCACCTTGAAAGGCGCCTTGGCGGCGGCGATCAGCAACAATCCCGACGTCCTCCTGTACAAAGAACGAATTCAGGAGGGGCAAGGTCAGGTTCGGACCCAATTGGGGGCGATGCTGCCCAACTTGTCCGCCAATGTTCGCCAGACCAGACAGACGCAATTCTTGGGTACCATCGGGCTTTCTCCCGTGCGCACCGATCCATTCAGCATTTTCGATACGCGCATCAGCGCGACACAAAACCTGTTCAGTCTTAGCTTGATTCAGCGATGGCGGGCCTCACGGGAGACGTTGCATGTCACCGAACTGGAATCGGAGGTGAGAAAATTCGACACGATGGCCAGCGTGGCCCTGGCCTACATGGACGGGTTGAAGGCCATGGCCACGATCAAGGTGCATGAAGCGAATCAGCACGTGATGAACGAACTACTGGAGACGGTTAAACACCGGCAGCGTGGAGGAGTCGCGACGTTGCTGGATGTTGCGCGGCTCGAAGCACAACTGGCGGCTGAACGGCAACAGGAATCATCGGCGCGGTATGACCTTGACCATGCCAAACTGAATCTCATCAATCTACTTGCGCTCTCCATGGAAAGTTCCCTTGTTCTGACCGATGAGTGGTTGACGGAGGTACAGGACATACCGACGCCGGAACAGGCGATAGACTCGGCGTTGAGCCAAAGACCGGAGGTCCAGGCGCAGATCACACGTATGAAAGCTTCGGAGCTGACCTATTCCTCTATCACCGGGGAGCGCTTGCCGTCGCTGGTTGCCCAAGGCGAGTATGGCCTCATCGGTAATCGTTGGAACAACTCCGTAGACACGTACAATATGGCGTTGGCCCTTCAGATTCCGATCTTCGATGGAGCGCAACGCGAAGGCCGCATCGTCCAGGCGCGAAGCCAGGTACAGCAAGAAGCGTTACGGATGAAGTCGGTGCTCAATCAAGTCAGAATGGAAGCGCGCGATGCGCTCGCTTCACTGACCGCGGCGAAAGAACAGGTGGGCATCGCGCAGACCGGTCTCGAGATGGCAACAAAGGAACTGGACCTTGCGCGCGAACGCTATGCCGTCATCACCTCGGCCAGCCATTTCGAGTTGACCAACGGACTTTCCGCAGTTACTCGCGCCAGAGAAAACCTCGTCAATGCACTTTTCCAACTCAATGCAGCTCGCGTCAATCTGGCTCGCTCCACAGGCGGCTTAGATCGATTGAACTAG
- the malQ gene encoding 4-alpha-glucanotransferase, whose translation MLADRAGIVADYYDIAGTHHVTTDETRRAILTAMNLQAASREELIEELTAWDDRPWLQGCEPVHVIRSGREIGMWSLHVPCESSDDALLQIHWSLHADTGEMYWEREEGPGLRIEDQRVIKGRRFIRVALAFPRELPLGYYAVRAQAKAGGTHTETMCRLIVAPERCYVPEKLQRGARWWGIALQLYSLRSDRNWGIGDFGDLGTIVEWAGKHMGAAVVGLNPLHALKNSKPYHVSPYSPASRLFLNDLYIDVEQVAEYGTAPEVRSRLADPTFRAQIEAARRCDLVDYDAAKTMKREILEVCYRVFLREHFEGEEPELKPTTERGNSFSRFVEREGESLAEYALFQALEEERQALQSPSVVWADWPEPYRVPTSEAVLEFRHRHMSRVRFFQYLQWLAAEQLRGLVEKAQDAGMPIGFYHDLALGSDRYGADGWRYQEVLALNADCGAPPDAFAPQGQNWGFSPLDPIRLRASGYHYMINLLRNNLRYGGAIRIDHVMALFRLFWIPRGLPPSMGTYVHYRDEELLAILALESARAKTLVIGEDLGTVPDWVRDRLGTAGVLSYRVLYFERTPSGAWKPPAQYPAQSLAVVTTHDLPTLNGYWEGADIETRSTLGLFPSEQARNAMLDERQHEKAGILAALKSEGLLPAGVSDDPALMPTMTDELRERVHQYLAHTPSWIVLANLEDVIGTRAQTNLPGTVDQHPNWCRKLSLTVEELKSDPRFERLAAQLRLTRPFV comes from the coding sequence ATGTTGGCCGATCGGGCCGGGATTGTCGCTGACTACTACGACATTGCCGGCACGCATCATGTCACGACGGATGAAACGCGTCGGGCTATCCTCACCGCTATGAATCTCCAAGCCGCAAGCCGCGAAGAACTCATTGAGGAATTGACCGCTTGGGATGACCGCCCATGGCTACAAGGATGCGAGCCGGTCCATGTGATTCGGTCGGGGCGAGAGATTGGGATGTGGTCATTGCATGTGCCGTGCGAGAGTTCAGACGATGCTCTCCTACAGATCCACTGGTCCCTCCATGCAGATACTGGAGAGATGTACTGGGAGAGGGAAGAAGGGCCAGGGCTCAGAATCGAAGATCAGCGTGTGATCAAAGGGCGTCGCTTCATTCGTGTGGCCTTGGCATTTCCACGAGAATTGCCGCTCGGGTATTACGCGGTGAGAGCTCAGGCGAAGGCAGGTGGCACGCACACCGAAACAATGTGCCGTCTGATCGTAGCCCCTGAGCGTTGTTACGTTCCTGAGAAACTTCAGCGTGGTGCTCGATGGTGGGGTATCGCCTTGCAGCTCTATTCGTTGCGGAGCGATCGCAATTGGGGCATCGGCGACTTCGGCGATCTCGGGACCATCGTGGAATGGGCTGGAAAGCACATGGGTGCTGCCGTGGTCGGACTCAACCCACTCCATGCGCTCAAGAATTCCAAACCCTATCATGTGAGCCCGTATTCACCGGCTAGCCGCCTGTTTCTCAACGACCTGTATATCGACGTTGAACAGGTTGCGGAGTATGGGACGGCACCGGAGGTACGGAGCCGGTTGGCTGATCCGACCTTTCGCGCGCAGATCGAGGCAGCGCGGCGATGCGACTTGGTGGATTACGATGCGGCAAAAACGATGAAACGCGAGATACTTGAAGTCTGCTATCGTGTATTTCTTCGGGAACATTTCGAAGGTGAAGAGCCGGAGTTGAAGCCGACGACGGAGCGCGGGAACAGCTTTTCTCGCTTTGTCGAGCGTGAAGGAGAATCCCTGGCCGAATATGCGTTATTTCAGGCGCTGGAGGAGGAGCGGCAGGCGCTCCAATCACCCTCGGTCGTTTGGGCGGACTGGCCGGAGCCCTATCGAGTTCCAACGTCGGAGGCCGTGCTGGAATTTCGGCACCGGCATATGTCGCGGGTCAGGTTCTTTCAGTACCTGCAATGGTTGGCGGCAGAACAGCTACGCGGACTGGTTGAGAAGGCACAGGATGCCGGAATGCCGATCGGGTTTTACCACGATCTTGCACTCGGGAGCGATCGCTATGGAGCCGATGGGTGGCGGTATCAAGAGGTCCTGGCGTTGAATGCCGATTGCGGTGCGCCGCCCGATGCCTTTGCTCCTCAAGGGCAGAATTGGGGATTCTCTCCGCTCGATCCGATCCGGCTTCGCGCAAGCGGCTACCACTACATGATCAACTTGCTCCGCAACAATCTCCGCTATGGTGGCGCGATTCGGATCGATCATGTCATGGCGCTCTTCCGCTTGTTTTGGATTCCACGCGGCCTTCCACCGTCGATGGGCACATATGTGCATTACCGTGACGAGGAACTGTTGGCGATCTTGGCGTTGGAGAGCGCGCGGGCCAAAACACTCGTGATCGGCGAAGATCTGGGAACCGTTCCCGATTGGGTGCGTGACCGACTGGGAACCGCCGGCGTCCTGTCCTATCGGGTGTTGTATTTTGAACGGACTCCCTCAGGGGCTTGGAAACCTCCGGCGCAGTATCCGGCGCAATCCCTCGCGGTTGTGACGACTCACGATCTTCCGACGTTGAATGGATATTGGGAAGGTGCCGATATTGAGACTCGGTCCACTCTCGGTCTATTTCCTTCCGAGCAAGCTCGGAACGCGATGCTGGATGAGCGGCAACACGAGAAAGCCGGTATCCTCGCTGCGTTGAAGTCCGAAGGACTCTTGCCGGCCGGTGTATCGGACGATCCAGCTCTCATGCCTACCATGACGGATGAGTTACGAGAGCGTGTTCATCAGTATCTGGCTCATACTCCATCCTGGATTGTTCTGGCCAATCTCGAAGATGTCATCGGTACCCGTGCTCAGACCAATTTGCCTGGGACGGTGGATCAGCATCCGAATTGGTGCCGGAAGCTGAGTCTCACGGTCGAGGAGCTGAAGAGCGACCCACGATTCGAACGGCTCGCGGCTCAGTTGCGTTTGACGCGCCCCTTTGTGTAA
- a CDS encoding sigma-54-dependent Fis family transcriptional regulator yields MQPATILVADDDVVARELLAEALRKEGYHVEPFAGGEEVIARGRQGRVDLVLTDIRMGAVDGLTVLREFKRVSPNTAVVVLTAFGSLEGAIEAIKQGAYDYLAKPFKKEDIKLVVKRALDHCRLLQENARFREELKSKGEWSPLVGSSTAMLEVYKLVARVAESKSTVLLQGESGTGKELIARAIHTNGPRRDKPFIPVNCGALPDTLLESEMFGYEKGAFTGAAGTKVGLFESANGGTLFLDEIGELGQALQVKLLRVMQDQEVRRVGSTTSTRVDVRIIAATNRDLEQLVKEGKFRDDLFYRLKVVPITLPSLVERREDIPMLVHHFLQKCAAGTAHAVRGVLPETMALLTQYRWPGNVRELENAIERAVSLSHGPLLTPEDLPDVIRQGAAADVDARQTQADRLDEVYLTLEEVEKRHLTRVLKETKGNKVKAAKILGIDRRTLYRMAERFGLDLGEEAEGVEKEPV; encoded by the coding sequence ATGCAACCAGCGACGATCCTCGTAGCCGACGACGATGTGGTTGCACGTGAACTCCTGGCGGAAGCACTCAGGAAAGAAGGGTATCACGTTGAGCCATTTGCCGGTGGAGAAGAAGTGATCGCGCGCGGGAGACAGGGACGGGTCGATTTGGTGTTGACGGATATCCGTATGGGCGCCGTGGATGGGCTCACGGTGCTGAGGGAGTTCAAGCGGGTGAGCCCGAATACAGCGGTTGTGGTCCTGACCGCCTTCGGTTCTCTGGAAGGAGCGATCGAAGCGATCAAACAGGGGGCCTATGACTACCTGGCGAAGCCGTTCAAGAAAGAAGACATCAAGTTGGTCGTCAAACGAGCCCTGGATCACTGCAGGCTGCTCCAAGAGAATGCGCGGTTCCGAGAAGAGTTGAAGAGCAAGGGGGAATGGTCTCCCTTGGTCGGAAGCAGCACGGCAATGCTGGAAGTGTACAAGTTGGTCGCGCGCGTGGCTGAGAGCAAAAGCACGGTTCTGCTGCAAGGGGAAAGCGGGACGGGCAAAGAGCTCATTGCCCGGGCCATCCATACGAATGGTCCGCGCCGTGATAAGCCGTTTATCCCGGTCAATTGTGGCGCCTTGCCGGATACGCTGCTGGAATCTGAAATGTTCGGGTATGAGAAAGGGGCATTTACCGGCGCTGCAGGAACCAAGGTGGGGCTCTTCGAGTCGGCCAACGGGGGAACGTTGTTTCTCGACGAGATCGGTGAACTCGGACAGGCCTTACAAGTGAAATTGTTGCGGGTCATGCAGGATCAGGAAGTTCGCCGAGTGGGGAGTACGACCTCCACAAGGGTCGATGTGCGGATCATTGCCGCGACCAATCGGGATCTTGAGCAACTCGTGAAGGAAGGAAAGTTTCGGGACGACCTCTTTTATCGGCTGAAAGTCGTCCCGATCACGTTGCCGTCGTTGGTGGAGCGGCGGGAAGATATTCCGATGCTGGTGCATCATTTCTTACAGAAATGCGCGGCGGGAACTGCGCATGCGGTGCGCGGTGTGCTGCCGGAGACCATGGCGCTGTTGACCCAGTATCGGTGGCCGGGCAATGTTCGAGAGCTTGAAAACGCGATTGAACGGGCTGTGTCGTTGAGTCACGGGCCGCTCTTGACGCCTGAGGATTTGCCCGATGTGATTCGTCAAGGCGCAGCGGCCGACGTCGATGCGCGACAGACGCAAGCTGATCGACTCGATGAAGTGTATCTCACGTTAGAGGAAGTGGAAAAACGTCACTTGACCCGTGTGCTCAAAGAAACGAAGGGCAACAAGGTAAAGGCCGCAAAAATCCTCGGAATCGACAGGCGGACGCTCTACCGTATGGCAGAGCGTTTCGGC